In Acanthopagrus latus isolate v.2019 chromosome 6, fAcaLat1.1, whole genome shotgun sequence, the genomic window AAGTGGAACAAAATGAACAAGGACAGTGACAAAAAAGATGTGAATCAACCTTGATGTCTACATGCCAACACGGTCCTGACAATAAATTCAATCTggcaaaaaaagatttttaaaaaaacctatGCAGGTGGACAGAAAAGGTGTATTGGGCAGGGATGGgacaattaaatattttataaagagacagaaagatgagtTTACCCCTACTTATTTATCCTTTAGTTGTGCAGGAAGACCTTAAGATTCTTTCAACatgctttgtttttcacaataaaagatgtATCCCATTTGTGAtgcaatgtgtttttccttagaaaaaaaagtaagatGAAAGTGATATATTTTAGTGCAATTCtatttttaagttaaaatattttgatgattatcagGATAATATTTTGTATCAGTCATGTTGGACCTGGTAATCGTATTGTCATATTCATATGGTCCCATGCCAAGATGTAGAGTCTAATTATAACCTAGctcacatttaaaatgagaaCATATATGGTCTCACATGCAGCACAGTCACAAAACATGCAAAGTATAGTCTCCTTAAACCCATTATTATCCAGTTAGATACTGTAAACAGGACAATCTCAAACAAATTCAATAACTCTTGTCAGTGTTTAAAAATCAGTTCAGCTGTCGCACAATTACTGCAGTTATTCTAGAAATGACAAGGAAAATACCTTTTCAGGAGGAATCTAGTGTGAAATAAACAACGACACCAACCATCTTTAAGCTCTCTCTTCCTGCACTACAGAGTTTTGACAAGTCACAGTGACGGGCTCAGAGCCTCTCTCATACTCCTGTCCAAAGTCATATCTACACCTTAACTTGTCTTACTAATGCCTTCGAGCACACTTTATAATTTTGATAATGCAGaggttttaatgtttaactcTGTTCAGTgtacaacagcaacatcactGTGTGCCTTCTGTACCAGGCATGTAAGTGTTATCTGTTGACTTAACAGCCAGCTTCATCTAAAGCGTACTCACTTCTTGCAGCGAGGATAGCTCCAGTCATGGCCCCACTTGTGATTGAGTTCCAGGGATCCTCCTTCCCTCGTACTTTTACTAAACCACAGTCAATCATGGAGAAGAGGCCTCCCCATACTGCGAAGCTTCCTGTTACCCAAAAAAGGTTCAACAAGTTAGGACACTGTGTTGGGCTATTTTGTCATCATTCGGAGCTATACTCAaaccaaaatgatttttttttttttttttaaatcaggtaCACAACAACTGTAGGCTCCAAAAGTACGTATTTGTTGCCTCCTCATAAATGATGGATAGTGGGCTAGGGTTCAGGTCTATTAAGCCAGTTTTAAAGAAGTTCCAAAAGTTTTCACTGAAGATAACCTGATCAAGATTTTTAACCATATTTCATTAAATGACAAGGGAATACATAGGGAAGACTAGATTATATTATGCAGTAGTTGTTTAGGGCAGTTCAGTGGATGTTGTTCCAGCAATGATCAACTTATCAATCTAGGAATTGTAAGTAACAGAAACAATATGATACAAATTTCCCACTTCTTGGCAAGTATATCCAAATTCAGTGGTTATTCATACCTCCAAGCTGTGGGGCTCTGGTCTTGATGGCAGTCAAGCTACCTCTCATTCTGTGGCTCATCCCCTACAAGAGGAagcaacagcaaacacagatcAATGCAAATTCCTTGTCAAGACAGGATATGATGAAATCAAAATGGCAGATTATATCAATGTAATACATGGTGGAATAAACAGGTTTCCTTGTAGTGTAACTGAAACTACTGATACCACACTGGGATAGAATCACATTACATTCCTTTTCTTAGTACTGGTAATTAACCTAATTCATTTGCTTTATTGTCCAGTGCTGTGGTGGTAGACCATAAAGTTGAAACACTTTAGCTgaaaaagatgtaaataaatgtcactgattatttaaaacaatgacatttcTGCAGTCAACTGTGCCAGTAACATCGGACAATGAGAAACCATGGTGTACTTCATGTTCTAAAAAATGAGTTAAACCAGTCCCATGTcgcatgttttatgttttgtataaGGAAGTTAACATAGTTGCATCTAACTGAAGCAATGCAGCAGAGAACAGTGTTAAGCTACATGATTCAACTTACTGAGGGTGCGTTTCTGAAGCCTTTTACTGCCTGGAATATTCCTCCTCCAATAGCTCCCATGGTGAAGGCTCCCCCACAGTCATCCACAATCCTCCAGGGACTGCAATCAATTGAGAGCCATTAGTGAAGGTCATGAACATATATTAAGTTGTATTTATAGGTATAATGATCTCTGGTAGCAGGTTCAATCTTGATATGCCCCATGAGTATGGACTGGGAGCCAAGACTGATTGTAACTGAACAAGCACCATCTCATTAAGTTAATGTGGACATAAAATAATCAAGATCTTAACATGAATAGATTAATGATAAATGACTACTAAGCTATGTGACTTTGCTCACaacttcatcttcatcaagGGCATCTCCACTTAAGTAGAAccaaaacacagtaaacacacagtaaacaaataaTATACAAAATATCTTGAACACAGTTTCCATTTATTCCAAAAACTGCATGTTACAGTAAAACGCCTTGCTGAATAGAACTATTGCAGTTTAATTAATTACACATTATTTCATGTGAAACTTTTAAATCTTTATATTGCTGTGTACCACCTGGTTTTCTTGACAGCTTAACCTGATCCAGGACACTCCTACTGGATGGTACCATACAATGGAAATAAACATGTCACTAGTACACACTGGCAAAATGATCTATCATTACACTATATTGACACCGTCAATTTCAGTTTCTAGGTTTTTCCGATGCAATTAGACAAGTCTAGAGTAACCCTTCTCTCGCGTTAAGCTATCCTCAGGCTGCCCCCGACAGATACAGTTAACACACAGGTGGCTAACTTACCAATATGCTAACGCAAACAACGATAACTGGGCTAATTAACTCCGAACCACTAAAATTATCACAATAGCGCCTGACATTCAATGTAGCTCACATAATAGCTTATACAGACTCAGTGACTCGAGTcgataaacaaaatgtaataacatgTGGGCATGTAAAGCGACAAGGTCACTAGCAACGTGATTTAGCTACGATGATATAATGCTAGCACACACTGCCAATACAGACCTATGTAAAGTTAGCATTAGTGCTAACGCTAGGTAGCTAACCGGATTTCACATGTTTCGAGCTATGCCACACGTCgtaacataaaaataattatatatattcgAGGTAGTAGTTAAGCAAAATGAAGTCATGAAGATGACTTGGCAAATCacagacaaaaaatatattttatttggttATAAGACTCACCATGGTTCTCTGGCATACTCCTCCATTTTGTTCTTTCGCTGTTCCCTCTGACGTAACGCTTATCGGCAACCTGACGTAACAGCACAACGTGATatcttaaagggacatttcatgtgtttttaagtaAGAGCGAGGGAATAAGATTTCAGTATGGGAACTCGTTATTATCTAGTAGGGAAATCAACTTGTTATTGCAGTAAATGGATCTTCCCAAAACGTGTACAACAACACAGCTCGTTGTTCTGTTGTCCAGAGAATCACTGCATTAAAACGTCTTATTTTTGGACTTCAGGGACACCGTACTCAACTTCTGTGGTAGAGGTGAACTGGGATGTCAAAGGAGACGAGTTTTATGGCCATACGGTTAAACAAGGGGTTATAAAGTGTATCCTGTTATCATGAATTTGTAAAGCAAGTAAGCACATTGTAAAGcagagttgaaaaaaaaatcagaaaaaagctttaaagctttgaaaattaaaaaaaaatctgccaaagaaaacaaactgcttttaCGTTAATTTCCAAAAGTGCACTGATCATTCTGGACCTTTTGTTGTCGATTGTTCCAGACTTAAATAgagcaataataacaacaacaacaacaacaacaacaacaataataataataataataataataataataataataataataataataataacaacaacaacaacaacaacaataataataacgatgataatcataatcataatcacaatcatcatcaacatggcaagtttttcctcactcaaatcgagggtctaaggacagaggatgtcattcactgtacagactgtaactCCCATTGAGGTGATGTAATTGAGATTTTgggctattaaaaaaaatttggtttgatctgatttgataataataatgataaaaaaagaagaaagaagaataaTACAATCTTATTTGGAACAGAAAGCCTTCAAGACAGAAGCACTTTCTTCCTTGAACATTGACCTCagtgttaaagggatattccagtgtaagtttaatccatggtccAACACACCTTAACACTGAAtacgacccccccccccgagagataaagtttgcagaccgctagcttacatagtttt contains:
- the timm17a gene encoding mitochondrial import inner membrane translocase subunit Tim17-A, with amino-acid sequence MEEYAREPCPWRIVDDCGGAFTMGAIGGGIFQAVKGFRNAPSGMSHRMRGSLTAIKTRAPQLGGSFAVWGGLFSMIDCGLVKVRGKEDPWNSITSGAMTGAILAARNGPVAMVGSAAMGGILLALIEGAGILLTRFASSQFPTGPQFAEEPAPTAMPSASFGDYRQYQ